A region from the Mesorhizobium sp. J8 genome encodes:
- a CDS encoding phytoene desaturase family protein has translation MKAWDAIVIGGGHNGLVNACYLQRAGLDVLVVEKNDWVGGAATSRELTPGFLYSNCSYVCSLFRPEIMRDLELPRFGLQVISYEGGAVFTRDGDYLANYRDHDAHRREFARFSKRDAGAYDRYSRDVTRQCRFIQPLLMRTAPDPTRFRPRDLGELLYLGKKFAGLSAEEMALTLRFWTMSISDFLDEYFETDVIKANFALSGIIGTALGPMSPGTAYVLLHHYMGEVDGSVGAWGYARGGMGAVTRALAASFKASGGTIRTGAEVDHVLIRNGKAKGVVLAGGEEIYGKLVISNADVKRTFLKLVEEKELPDIFLRRVRNFKIRGSSGKVNIALDSLPEFPALPKDSPVYRADMHFTDSIERMERAYDDWKAGRWSADPFLDMMIPTTLDPTMAPPGKHFMSCFVQYAPPKIEGRDWTDADRDGFAESLISQIAQYSPGFRDRIVHMEVRTPREIEAEVGLTEGNIFQGELTFDQLLFNRPVPGYAQYRSPVGGLYMCGSSTHPGGGVMGAPGRNAAAEILRDLAKPTLHMSPAHDVI, from the coding sequence ATGAAGGCATGGGACGCGATCGTCATCGGCGGCGGCCATAACGGGCTGGTCAACGCCTGCTACCTGCAGCGCGCCGGACTGGACGTGCTGGTGGTCGAGAAGAACGACTGGGTGGGCGGTGCCGCCACCAGCCGCGAGCTGACGCCGGGCTTCCTCTATTCCAACTGCTCTTATGTCTGCTCGCTGTTCCGGCCCGAGATCATGCGCGATCTGGAGTTGCCGCGCTTCGGCCTGCAAGTGATCTCCTACGAGGGCGGCGCCGTGTTCACCCGCGACGGCGACTATCTCGCCAATTACCGCGACCACGACGCGCATCGTCGCGAGTTCGCCCGCTTCTCGAAGCGCGACGCCGGAGCCTATGACCGCTATTCGCGCGACGTCACGAGACAGTGCCGCTTCATCCAGCCGCTCTTGATGCGCACTGCCCCTGACCCGACCCGTTTTCGGCCGCGCGATCTCGGCGAGCTGCTCTATCTCGGTAAGAAATTCGCCGGGCTCTCGGCCGAGGAAATGGCGCTGACCCTGCGCTTCTGGACGATGTCGATCTCGGACTTCCTGGACGAATATTTCGAAACCGACGTCATCAAGGCGAACTTCGCGCTCTCCGGCATCATCGGCACGGCGCTCGGGCCGATGTCGCCCGGCACGGCCTATGTGCTCCTTCACCACTATATGGGCGAGGTCGACGGCTCGGTAGGCGCCTGGGGCTACGCGCGCGGCGGCATGGGCGCCGTCACCAGGGCGCTGGCCGCCTCGTTCAAGGCTTCAGGCGGCACCATCCGCACCGGCGCCGAGGTCGATCATGTGCTGATCAGGAACGGCAAGGCCAAGGGCGTAGTGCTCGCCGGCGGCGAGGAGATTTATGGCAAGCTCGTCATCTCCAACGCCGACGTCAAACGCACCTTCCTGAAGCTGGTCGAGGAGAAGGAACTGCCCGACATCTTCCTGCGCCGTGTCAGGAATTTCAAAATCCGCGGCTCGTCCGGCAAGGTCAACATCGCGCTGGATTCGCTCCCCGAATTTCCCGCCTTGCCGAAGGATTCGCCGGTTTATCGCGCCGACATGCATTTCACCGATTCCATCGAGCGCATGGAGCGCGCCTATGACGACTGGAAAGCCGGGCGCTGGTCGGCCGATCCCTTCCTCGACATGATGATCCCGACCACGCTCGACCCGACCATGGCGCCGCCGGGCAAGCACTTCATGAGCTGCTTCGTGCAATACGCGCCACCCAAGATAGAAGGGCGCGACTGGACCGACGCCGACCGCGACGGCTTCGCCGAAAGCTTGATTTCCCAGATCGCGCAATATTCGCCCGGCTTCCGCGACCGCATCGTCCATATGGAGGTGCGCACGCCGCGCGAGATCGAGGCCGAGGTCGGCCTCACCGAAGGCAATATCTTCCAGGGCGAGCTCACCTTCGACCAGTTGCTCTTCAACCGCCCGGTGCCGGGCTACGCCCAATACCGTTCGCCGGTCGGCGGGCTCTATATGTGCGGCTCCTCAACCCATCCGGGCGGCGGCGTCATGGGCGCGCCCGGACGCAACGCCGCCGCCGAGATCCTGCGCGACCTCGCCAAGCCAACCCTGCATATGAGCCCGGCCCATGACGTCATCTGA
- a CDS encoding phytoene desaturase family protein, whose translation MTSSEVHWDAIVIGGGHNGLVAAATLAKSGRKVLLLEAGNEVGGAARTEEFAPGFRVSAVAHLLNRLHPDVVKTLELGRHGLTIERGDFVPSVALSKDGPLTLHGAYGEVLTGASSAEQSAWKGLRAQLLRYAGVLKPFLSRRPPDLGNMSLAEMTGLGQTALALKRLGKEDMRDFLRVLLMNVYDLLDEQLSDDRLKGLLAFDATLGSHLGPRSPTSLLGLYYRLAGEIGGLAGAQAQPKGGMGAVVAAIRAAAEKAGVSIRHASPVARVIVEKGRAVGVITQGGETLRAKTVVSAVNPATTILDLVGPREVDTGFVRKVKNIRMKGDAAKLHLALDRPPQFAGVDAAGHKGRLVIAPSPDHVERAFNPSKYGAFSPEPVMEITLPSLADPSLAPSGACVLSAVVQYAPYALKEGWTAGKPPFLKAIMGELEAYAPGIGVTVRHAELLTPADIEARYRMPGGHWHHGELQADQMLMSRPVSGWSGYDTPLEGLFLAGAGSHPGGGISGAPGLNAARRVIAVGA comes from the coding sequence ATGACGTCATCTGAAGTGCACTGGGACGCCATCGTCATCGGCGGCGGCCATAACGGCCTCGTCGCCGCCGCGACGCTCGCCAAATCCGGCCGCAAGGTGCTGCTGCTCGAGGCCGGCAACGAGGTCGGCGGCGCCGCGCGCACCGAGGAATTCGCGCCCGGCTTCCGCGTTTCGGCGGTCGCCCATCTGCTCAATCGCCTGCATCCCGATGTGGTGAAGACGCTGGAGCTGGGACGCCATGGGCTGACGATCGAGCGTGGCGACTTCGTGCCGTCGGTTGCGCTGTCGAAGGACGGCCCGCTTACGCTGCATGGCGCCTATGGCGAGGTGCTGACAGGCGCGAGTTCGGCGGAGCAATCCGCCTGGAAAGGGCTCCGCGCGCAATTGCTGCGCTACGCCGGCGTGCTGAAGCCGTTCCTGTCGCGCCGGCCGCCGGACCTCGGTAACATGTCGCTCGCCGAGATGACCGGGCTCGGTCAGACCGCGCTGGCGCTGAAGCGGCTCGGCAAGGAAGACATGCGCGACTTCCTGCGCGTGCTTCTGATGAATGTCTACGATCTGCTCGACGAGCAGCTTTCGGACGACCGGCTGAAAGGCCTGCTCGCTTTCGACGCGACGCTCGGCTCGCATCTGGGACCACGCTCGCCCACCTCACTGCTCGGCCTCTACTACCGGCTGGCCGGCGAGATCGGCGGCCTCGCCGGCGCGCAAGCGCAGCCGAAAGGCGGCATGGGTGCCGTCGTCGCCGCCATCCGCGCCGCGGCGGAAAAGGCCGGCGTTTCCATCCGCCATGCTTCGCCGGTCGCCAGGGTGATCGTTGAAAAAGGCCGCGCCGTCGGTGTCATCACGCAGGGCGGCGAGACGCTGCGCGCAAAGACCGTCGTCTCCGCCGTCAACCCGGCGACCACGATCCTCGATCTCGTCGGCCCGCGCGAGGTCGACACCGGCTTCGTGCGCAAGGTGAAGAACATCCGCATGAAGGGCGATGCGGCGAAGCTTCATCTGGCGCTTGACCGGCCGCCGCAGTTCGCGGGCGTCGATGCCGCCGGCCACAAGGGCCGCCTCGTCATCGCGCCTTCGCCCGACCATGTCGAGCGCGCCTTCAACCCGTCGAAATATGGGGCATTCTCGCCTGAGCCGGTGATGGAGATCACGCTGCCCAGCCTCGCCGATCCATCGCTCGCCCCCTCCGGGGCCTGCGTGCTGTCGGCCGTGGTGCAATATGCGCCCTATGCGCTGAAGGAAGGCTGGACCGCCGGCAAGCCGCCATTCCTGAAGGCGATCATGGGTGAGCTCGAAGCCTATGCTCCCGGTATCGGCGTCACGGTGCGCCACGCCGAGTTGCTGACCCCGGCCGACATCGAGGCGCGCTACCGCATGCCCGGCGGCCATTGGCACCATGGCGAGTTGCAGGCCGACCAGATGCTGATGTCGCGGCCGGTCTCCGGCTGGTCGGGCTACGACACGCCGCTCGAAGGGCTGTTCCTCGCCGGCGCGGGCTCGCATCCGGGCGGCGGCATCTCCGGCGCGCCCGGCCTCAACGCCGCGCGGCGTGTCATTGCGGTGGGAGCATGA
- a CDS encoding aminomethyltransferase family protein codes for MNHHPTIKSSADTRTAAQPHFRTLRLGTPFQPRVDALALKQDWYNWAGYRAPHSLWDEELEYFAIRSQAALFDISPMTKYRIEGRDAEAYLDRVTLRDVTKLKPGRVHYTAWCDDEGFVLDDGTLFRLSPTRFRLCSQERHLPWLLDSAIGYDVSVEEETEGIAGLALQGPTSFAILREAGFAGVERLKVFDLAEFAHDGGAVTISRTGFTGDLGYELFVPADKALSLWDRLMAAGELRGIRAIGYTALNRARLEAGLIVANADFTTSEHAIRADRLRMPDEIGLGFMIDPDKGHFNGRRAILEARAKKKLRHVLVGLEIEGNIPAEHAIVYYRKSQEVGLVSAAMWSPMAKRNIALASLRRPYGETIVDDLWVEIYAMRELQYQKLMKKAKVVPRPFIRLDRRTANPPADF; via the coding sequence ATGAACCATCATCCCACGATCAAGAGCTCGGCCGACACTCGTACAGCCGCCCAACCCCATTTCCGCACGCTGCGGCTCGGCACGCCCTTCCAGCCGCGTGTCGACGCGCTGGCCCTGAAGCAGGACTGGTACAATTGGGCCGGCTATCGCGCCCCGCATTCGCTGTGGGACGAGGAGCTTGAATATTTCGCCATCCGCAGCCAGGCGGCACTCTTCGACATTTCGCCGATGACCAAATACCGGATCGAGGGCCGTGACGCCGAAGCCTATCTCGACCGCGTCACGCTGCGAGACGTGACCAAACTGAAGCCCGGCCGGGTCCACTACACCGCCTGGTGCGACGACGAAGGTTTCGTCCTGGACGACGGCACGCTGTTCCGGCTCTCGCCGACGCGCTTCCGGCTGTGCTCGCAGGAGCGGCACCTGCCCTGGCTGCTCGACAGCGCCATCGGCTACGACGTGAGCGTCGAGGAAGAGACCGAGGGCATCGCCGGGCTCGCCCTACAAGGACCGACCTCCTTCGCCATCCTGCGCGAAGCCGGTTTCGCCGGTGTCGAGCGGCTGAAGGTCTTCGACCTCGCCGAGTTCGCGCATGACGGTGGCGCCGTCACCATCTCGCGCACCGGCTTCACCGGCGATCTCGGCTACGAGCTGTTCGTGCCGGCCGACAAGGCGCTCAGCCTGTGGGACCGGCTGATGGCGGCGGGCGAGCTGCGCGGCATCCGCGCCATCGGCTATACCGCGCTGAACCGGGCCCGGCTGGAAGCAGGCCTGATCGTCGCCAATGCCGACTTCACCACGTCCGAGCACGCCATCCGCGCTGACCGCCTGCGCATGCCCGACGAAATCGGCCTCGGCTTCATGATCGATCCCGACAAGGGTCATTTCAACGGCCGCCGCGCCATCCTCGAAGCGCGGGCGAAAAAGAAACTGCGTCACGTGCTGGTCGGACTGGAGATCGAAGGCAATATTCCGGCCGAGCATGCCATCGTCTATTACCGCAAAAGCCAGGAGGTCGGATTGGTGAGCGCGGCGATGTGGTCGCCGATGGCCAAGCGCAACATCGCGCTCGCCTCGCTGCGGCGACCCTATGGCGAAACGATCGTCGACGACCTCTGGGTCGAGATTTACGCCATGCGCGAGCTACAGTACCAGAAGCTGATGAAGAAGGCGAAGGTGGTGCCGCGACCCTTCATCAGGCTCGACCGCCGCACCGCCAACCCGCCTGCGGACTTTTGA
- a CDS encoding dipeptidase, with product MTDTDLIPVFDGHNDTLLRLYQSKEADAEKLFIEGTPGGHIDLPRARKGGFAGGMFAIFPPPVEKSKRSAVPPAPSDNEPLPPELPQAEAITSTIGMASILFRLERAGALTVCRSAGDVREAMAKGSIAAVFHIEGVEAIDPGLAMLDVLHAAGLRSLGIVWSRPNAFGNGVPFRFPSSPDTGPGLTDAGKALVKACNQLRIMIDLSHLNEKGFRDVAGLSDAPLVATHSNVHAICGHSRNLTDWQLGAIRESGGMVGLNFATGFLREDGRMNADTSIDIMVRHIDSLLQALGEDGVGLGSDFDGAMIPAPIGDVAGLPKLIDALAARGFGRALIEKIAYRNWLSVLERTIG from the coding sequence ATGACCGATACCGACCTGATCCCCGTTTTCGACGGACATAACGACACGCTGCTTCGGCTCTACCAGTCGAAGGAAGCCGACGCCGAAAAGTTGTTCATCGAAGGAACGCCGGGCGGCCATATCGACCTGCCGCGCGCCAGGAAGGGCGGTTTTGCCGGCGGCATGTTTGCGATCTTTCCGCCGCCGGTCGAAAAGTCGAAGCGCAGCGCGGTGCCGCCGGCGCCAAGCGACAACGAGCCGCTGCCGCCGGAACTGCCGCAGGCCGAGGCGATCACCTCCACCATCGGCATGGCTTCCATCCTGTTCCGCCTGGAACGCGCCGGCGCGCTGACCGTCTGCCGCAGTGCCGGCGATGTACGGGAGGCCATGGCCAAGGGTTCGATCGCGGCCGTGTTCCACATCGAAGGCGTCGAGGCGATCGATCCCGGGCTTGCCATGCTCGACGTGCTGCATGCCGCGGGCCTGCGCTCGCTGGGCATCGTCTGGAGCCGCCCGAACGCCTTCGGCAACGGCGTGCCCTTCCGCTTTCCTTCCTCGCCCGACACCGGGCCTGGCCTCACCGATGCGGGCAAGGCTCTGGTCAAAGCGTGCAACCAGCTCAGGATCATGATCGACCTTTCGCATCTCAACGAGAAAGGTTTTCGCGATGTGGCGGGCTTGAGCGACGCGCCGCTGGTCGCGACCCATTCCAACGTGCATGCGATCTGCGGCCATTCGCGCAACCTGACCGACTGGCAGCTCGGCGCAATCCGCGAATCGGGCGGCATGGTGGGCCTCAACTTCGCCACCGGCTTCCTGCGCGAGGACGGCCGCATGAATGCCGACACCAGCATCGACATCATGGTGCGCCATATCGATTCGCTATTGCAGGCGCTGGGCGAGGACGGCGTCGGCCTCGGCTCCGATTTCGACGGCGCCATGATCCCTGCCCCCATCGGCGACGTCGCCGGCCTGCCCAAGCTGATCGACGCGCTTGCCGCGCGCGGTTTCGGGCGGGCGCTCATCGAGAAGATCGCTTATCGGAATTGGTTGAGCGTGCTGGAGCGCACCATAGGCTAA
- a CDS encoding GNAT family N-acetyltransferase, with protein sequence MADQLPEIELEDHGSKGRYVLRGPGGAEAEMTFTKIGEHQLIIDHTEVPDVFRGQGAGLRLVTRAVEDARAAGKKIIPLCPFANAQFRRHPEWADVLKR encoded by the coding sequence ATGGCTGACCAACTGCCCGAGATCGAACTGGAAGACCACGGCTCCAAGGGGCGTTACGTGCTGCGCGGACCGGGCGGCGCCGAGGCCGAGATGACCTTCACCAAGATCGGCGAGCACCAGCTCATCATCGATCATACCGAGGTGCCGGACGTCTTTCGCGGCCAGGGCGCCGGGCTTCGGCTCGTCACCCGCGCTGTCGAGGACGCGCGTGCCGCCGGCAAGAAGATCATCCCGCTCTGCCCCTTCGCCAACGCCCAGTTCAGGCGTCATCCGGAATGGGCGGACGTGCTGAAGCGGTGA
- a CDS encoding alpha/beta hydrolase: MSKDAYIHKVLPGSPGSPLLFVFHGTGADENQLLGFGRDLVPLSTIISPRGDVSEHGAARFFRRTGEGVYDMDDLARATGKMVGFVKAHVEAAKPSAVFGLGYSNGANILASVVFAEPGLFDATALMHPLIPFEPQVQGSLAGRHILITAGRRDPICPPNLTSRLEAYLRADGADVTVEWHDGGHEVRPNEIEAARRLFAPAPNQSDGA, from the coding sequence ATGAGCAAGGACGCTTACATCCACAAGGTCCTGCCCGGTTCGCCGGGCAGCCCGCTGCTCTTCGTCTTCCACGGCACCGGCGCTGATGAGAACCAGCTTCTCGGTTTCGGCCGCGATCTTGTGCCTTTGTCCACGATCATCTCGCCGCGTGGCGACGTGTCGGAGCATGGTGCTGCCCGCTTCTTCCGCCGCACCGGCGAGGGCGTCTACGACATGGACGACCTGGCGCGCGCGACAGGGAAGATGGTGGGCTTCGTCAAGGCGCATGTCGAGGCGGCAAAGCCCTCGGCGGTGTTCGGCCTCGGCTATTCCAACGGCGCCAACATCCTGGCCTCGGTGGTGTTCGCCGAGCCTGGCCTGTTCGACGCCACGGCGCTTATGCATCCGCTGATCCCGTTCGAACCGCAGGTGCAGGGCAGCCTTGCGGGCCGCCATATCCTGATCACTGCCGGCAGGCGCGACCCGATCTGTCCGCCCAATCTGACGTCGCGGCTCGAGGCCTATTTGCGCGCCGACGGCGCCGATGTCACAGTGGAATGGCATGACGGCGGGCATGAGGTTCGGCCGAATGAAATCGAAGCGGCGCGGCGGCTTTTCGCGCCGGCGCCAAATCAAAGTGACGGAGCGTGA
- a CDS encoding VOC family protein: MLNQIQGLHHVTSMASDARRNNEFFTKKLGLRRVKKTVNFDAPDVYHLYYADEVGTPGSVMTYFPFPDIGKGRHGVGEVGTTVFSVPEGTLAYWEKRFADEGVGNVARTESFGEKRLTFTGPDGDSFALVEDKADSRAPWVKGGVPSDEAIRGFHSVSLRLKDGGATEELLKFMGYEEVDKSGNIRRLAIKNGNGADVVDIESLPGAGFANLGAGSVHHVAFAVEDRAKQLEVRKALVDTGYGVTPVIDRDYFWAIYFRTPGGVLFEVATNEPGFDRDEDTAHLGEALKLPTQHQHLRSYLEEHLQKLED, encoded by the coding sequence ATGCTCAATCAGATCCAGGGCCTGCATCACGTCACCTCGATGGCGAGCGACGCCCGCCGCAACAATGAGTTCTTCACGAAGAAGCTCGGCTTGCGCCGGGTGAAGAAGACCGTCAATTTCGACGCGCCGGACGTCTACCACCTCTACTATGCCGACGAGGTCGGCACGCCGGGTTCGGTGATGACCTATTTCCCGTTCCCCGATATCGGCAAGGGCCGGCACGGCGTCGGCGAGGTCGGCACAACGGTGTTCTCGGTGCCGGAAGGCACGCTCGCCTATTGGGAAAAGCGCTTCGCCGACGAGGGCGTGGGCAACGTCGCCCGCACCGAGAGTTTTGGCGAGAAGCGGCTGACCTTCACCGGCCCCGACGGCGACAGTTTCGCACTTGTCGAGGACAAGGCCGACAGCAGAGCGCCATGGGTCAAGGGTGGCGTTCCAAGCGATGAGGCGATCCGCGGCTTTCACTCGGTCTCGCTCCGACTGAAGGATGGCGGCGCCACCGAGGAGCTGTTGAAGTTTATGGGCTATGAGGAGGTCGACAAGTCCGGCAACATTCGCCGGCTGGCGATCAAGAACGGCAACGGCGCCGATGTGGTCGACATCGAATCGCTGCCGGGTGCCGGCTTCGCCAATCTCGGCGCCGGCTCGGTGCATCACGTCGCCTTCGCGGTCGAGGATCGCGCCAAGCAGCTCGAAGTGCGCAAGGCGCTGGTCGACACGGGCTATGGCGTGACCCCGGTCATCGATCGCGACTACTTCTGGGCGATCTACTTCCGCACGCCGGGCGGCGTGTTGTTCGAGGTGGCGACCAACGAGCCGGGCTTCGACCGCGATGAGGACACCGCGCATCTTGGCGAGGCGCTGAAGCTGCCGACGCAGCATCAGCATCTGAGATCTTACCTCGAAGAACACCTGCAGAAGCTGGAAGACTGA
- a CDS encoding alkaline phosphatase family protein, translating into MDNPTSRPNVLLITCDQWRGDCLSAAGHPVVKTPNVDALAAEGVLFRRHYGGAAPCSPARACLYTGLYQMNNRVCRNGTPLDARHGNIALSARAAGYDPTLFGYTDVSLDPRQLSSEDPRLRSYEGVLPGFTVRQALPEHQKQWLSWLLAQGVDISAGSPGIHRPASGQAESDVTNAPPVYSKDQTPTAFLAGEFIRWLGEQEKSAPWFAHISFISPHPPFIVPEPYNAMYDPAEGPAFKRAASWQAEAESHPYVAYDLDRQKRTKFIPGIEGHVPDWSEENFRRIRAIYYGMISEVDAQLGRIWQAIRSAGAWDDTVIVLTSDHAEMMGDHFMLGKGGFFDASYHIPLVIRDPRRRSTAGLSIDRFTEAVDIFPTLLDLIGAAPQPHLDGRSLAPWIDGKEPETWRDAAHWEFDFRTVAKGEAERHFGIGSSACNLAVIRTDDFKYVHFGGGLPPLLFDLSKDPGELNNVASDPAYLRVRLEFAEKMLAWRAAHLDQSLALAELTADGVAGHVPKTVGQHA; encoded by the coding sequence TTGGACAATCCGACCAGCCGCCCGAATGTTCTCCTCATCACCTGCGACCAATGGCGTGGCGATTGCCTGTCGGCCGCCGGCCATCCGGTGGTGAAGACGCCGAATGTGGATGCGCTCGCTGCGGAAGGCGTGCTTTTCCGCCGCCACTATGGCGGCGCAGCACCCTGCTCGCCCGCCCGCGCCTGCCTCTACACCGGGCTCTATCAGATGAACAATCGCGTCTGCCGCAACGGTACGCCGCTCGATGCGCGCCACGGCAACATCGCTCTTTCGGCGCGCGCGGCGGGCTACGACCCCACTTTGTTCGGCTACACCGATGTCTCGCTCGACCCCCGGCAACTCTCGTCCGAGGATCCCCGGCTGCGCAGCTATGAAGGCGTGCTGCCGGGCTTCACCGTGCGCCAGGCCCTGCCCGAGCATCAGAAGCAGTGGCTGTCATGGCTGCTGGCGCAAGGCGTCGATATAAGCGCCGGGAGTCCCGGCATCCACCGTCCGGCGAGCGGCCAGGCGGAAAGCGACGTGACCAACGCGCCGCCGGTCTATTCGAAGGACCAGACGCCAACCGCTTTCCTCGCCGGCGAATTCATCCGCTGGCTCGGCGAGCAGGAGAAAAGCGCGCCATGGTTCGCGCATATTTCGTTCATCAGCCCCCACCCGCCCTTCATCGTGCCGGAGCCGTACAACGCCATGTACGATCCGGCTGAAGGCCCCGCCTTCAAGCGCGCGGCAAGTTGGCAAGCTGAAGCCGAGAGCCACCCTTACGTCGCTTACGATCTCGACCGGCAGAAGCGGACAAAATTCATTCCTGGCATCGAAGGCCACGTGCCGGACTGGAGCGAGGAGAATTTCCGCCGCATCCGCGCCATCTATTACGGCATGATCTCCGAGGTCGACGCCCAGCTCGGGCGCATCTGGCAGGCGATCAGATCGGCGGGGGCTTGGGACGACACCGTCATCGTGCTGACCTCCGACCACGCCGAGATGATGGGCGATCACTTCATGCTCGGCAAGGGCGGCTTCTTCGACGCCAGCTATCATATTCCGCTGGTCATCCGCGATCCGCGGCGCAGATCGACAGCCGGCCTATCGATCGATCGTTTTACCGAGGCCGTCGATATCTTTCCGACCTTGCTCGATCTGATCGGCGCCGCGCCGCAGCCCCATCTCGACGGCCGCTCGCTCGCGCCCTGGATCGACGGGAAGGAGCCGGAGACCTGGCGCGATGCCGCGCATTGGGAGTTCGATTTCCGCACGGTCGCCAAAGGGGAGGCCGAACGCCATTTCGGGATCGGATCCAGCGCCTGCAACCTCGCCGTCATCCGCACGGATGACTTCAAATATGTCCATTTCGGCGGCGGCCTGCCGCCGCTTCTGTTCGACCTGTCGAAAGACCCGGGCGAACTGAATAACGTGGCGAGCGACCCGGCCTATCTGCGGGTGCGGCTGGAGTTTGCGGAAAAGATGCTCGCTTGGCGCGCCGCGCATCTCGACCAATCGCTGGCGCTGGCGGAGCTGACGGCAGACGGCGTGGCAGGTCACGTCCCCAAGACAGTAGGGCAGCACGCTTAA
- a CDS encoding PRC-barrel domain-containing protein encodes MIRTLFATTAIATLLATGAFAQTTPAPAPQAPAAESTAPVPRADGALMSNIIGESVYNGTGDDAQNIGKVDDVVFDSSGNAKSAIIGVGGFLGVGKKDVAFDYGKLEWAEKNGDRWLVAKSTKDELNALPAFDRKPYDPAPAQSADATQPANNNTTTTQAPAAAPAEPVKKAEGNLATNIMGESVYNGTADDAQKIGDVKDIVLAKDGKAESLVIGVGGFLGIGTKNVTYDFAKAKWAEKNGDRWLVAETTKEELQAQPDFNRKAYDPAPGSTTAANNAPAATTPAVVSSNTTSDKGAKPAEPAKSTAENKPAAPPAQSTAENKPADNGVAATDQTKTASIDKSTLTEMPMGNMRVDDLKGTTVYGANDAKIGSIGDVVLTPDNKPDAVVVDVGGFLGIGAKEVAIGMDKLKFMTDKNGKKYLYTNFTKEQLQAQTAYDKSSYAANRDQQRMMLK; translated from the coding sequence ATGATCCGCACTCTTTTTGCAACGACCGCGATCGCGACGCTGCTCGCGACAGGCGCTTTTGCACAGACGACACCCGCTCCGGCTCCACAAGCCCCCGCAGCTGAAAGCACGGCCCCGGTGCCGCGCGCCGATGGCGCGTTGATGTCCAATATCATCGGCGAGTCCGTCTATAACGGGACCGGCGACGACGCCCAAAACATCGGCAAGGTCGATGATGTGGTCTTCGATTCCAGCGGCAATGCCAAATCTGCCATCATCGGGGTGGGCGGGTTCCTTGGCGTCGGCAAGAAGGACGTCGCGTTCGACTATGGCAAGCTGGAATGGGCCGAGAAGAACGGCGATCGCTGGTTGGTCGCCAAGTCTACGAAGGATGAGCTGAATGCCCTGCCGGCATTCGACCGCAAACCTTATGATCCGGCGCCGGCGCAGTCGGCCGATGCCACGCAGCCCGCCAACAACAACACGACGACGACCCAGGCTCCGGCGGCCGCACCGGCCGAGCCGGTGAAGAAGGCGGAGGGCAATCTCGCCACCAATATCATGGGCGAGTCCGTCTATAACGGCACCGCGGACGACGCCCAGAAGATCGGCGATGTGAAGGACATCGTGCTTGCCAAGGACGGCAAGGCCGAGTCGCTGGTGATCGGCGTCGGCGGCTTCCTCGGCATCGGCACGAAGAATGTCACCTATGACTTCGCCAAGGCCAAGTGGGCGGAGAAGAACGGTGACCGCTGGCTGGTGGCCGAGACGACGAAGGAGGAGCTGCAGGCCCAGCCCGATTTCAACCGCAAGGCCTATGATCCGGCGCCAGGCTCGACAACGGCCGCGAACAACGCTCCTGCGGCGACCACGCCCGCGGTGGTGTCTTCGAATACCACGTCCGATAAGGGGGCCAAGCCGGCAGAGCCCGCCAAGTCGACGGCCGAGAACAAGCCTGCGGCGCCGCCGGCCCAGAGCACGGCCGAGAACAAGCCCGCCGATAACGGTGTCGCCGCAACCGACCAGACCAAGACCGCCTCCATCGACAAGTCGACATTGACCGAGATGCCGATGGGCAACATGCGTGTCGACGACCTCAAGGGCACGACGGTCTATGGCGCCAACGACGCCAAGATCGGTTCGATCGGCGACGTCGTCCTGACGCCCGACAACAAGCCGGACGCGGTCGTCGTGGACGTCGGCGGCTTCCTGGGCATCGGCGCCAAGGAAGTTGCGATCGGCATGGACAAGCTCAAATTCATGACCGACAAGAACGGCAAGAAATACCTCTACACCAACTTCACCAAGGAACAGCTGCAGGCGCAGACGGCCTATGACAAGAGCAGTTACGCCGCCAACCGCGACCAGCAGCGGATGATGCTGAAGTAG